One window of Microbacterium sp. Root61 genomic DNA carries:
- a CDS encoding tyrosine recombinase XerC, with protein sequence MEMSAAVAAWTGHLSDVRRLSPATVRAYRSDLVDLIETIGDLPVEQVDLEHLREWLWSATKAGKARSTIARRTASARAFFDWLLETEQIPTDPSLRLIAPKRGRTLPRVATADAMTLVLDAAAARAATEDPIALRDHALLELLYAAAVRVSEVCGLDLNDVDPSRATARVLGKGAKERVVPYGAPAARALDAYLRIGRPALLTRAAADVAATPALFLGARGGRLSQRTAYDVVSRTIGPVIGSSAVGPHALRHSAATHLLDGGADLRAVQEMLGHASLGTTQIYTHVSSERLTATYKLAHPRA encoded by the coding sequence ATGGAGATGAGCGCGGCCGTGGCGGCATGGACGGGGCATCTGAGCGATGTCCGCCGTCTCTCGCCCGCGACCGTGCGCGCCTACCGGTCGGACCTCGTAGACCTGATCGAGACGATCGGCGACCTCCCGGTCGAGCAGGTCGATCTCGAGCATCTGCGCGAATGGCTGTGGAGCGCCACGAAGGCGGGGAAGGCGCGCTCCACGATCGCGCGGCGCACGGCATCTGCCCGGGCATTCTTCGATTGGCTGCTGGAAACCGAGCAGATTCCGACCGACCCGAGTCTGCGCCTCATCGCGCCGAAGCGCGGCCGCACCCTGCCGCGCGTGGCCACCGCGGATGCGATGACGCTGGTGCTGGATGCCGCGGCCGCACGGGCCGCGACCGAGGATCCGATCGCGCTGCGCGACCACGCTCTGCTCGAGTTGCTCTACGCCGCCGCGGTGCGTGTCTCGGAGGTGTGCGGCCTCGATCTCAACGACGTGGATCCGTCCCGTGCCACCGCCCGCGTGCTCGGCAAGGGCGCGAAAGAGCGCGTGGTTCCGTACGGCGCACCCGCGGCTCGGGCGCTGGACGCGTACCTCAGGATCGGCCGACCGGCTCTGCTCACGCGCGCGGCAGCCGACGTAGCCGCGACACCTGCGCTGTTCCTCGGCGCACGCGGTGGACGGCTGTCGCAGCGCACCGCCTACGACGTCGTCTCACGCACGATCGGTCCCGTCATCGGGTCCAGCGCCGTCGGGCCCCACGCCCTGCGCCACTCGGCCGCGACCCACCTGCTCGACGGCGGAGCCGACCTCCGCGCGGTGCAGGAGATGCTCGGTCACGCCAGCCTCGGCACGACCCAGATCTACACCCACGTCTCGAGCGAGCGACTGACCGCGACGTACAAGCTCGCGCACCCCCGCGCCTGA
- a CDS encoding YraN family protein: MADKDTLGRAGEERAARHLAAGGYTVLDRNWRGVDGELDIVVATAHELVIVEVKTRRSDGYGHPFEAIDVRKQRRLQRLALAWIAAHPDAVQGRRLRIDAIAVLGPDPATAELEHLKDIA, encoded by the coding sequence ATGGCAGACAAGGACACGCTCGGTCGAGCCGGTGAAGAGCGTGCGGCGCGACACCTCGCGGCCGGCGGCTACACGGTGCTGGATCGCAACTGGCGCGGCGTCGACGGCGAGCTCGACATCGTCGTCGCGACCGCGCACGAGCTGGTGATCGTCGAGGTGAAGACGCGCCGCAGCGACGGGTACGGGCATCCGTTCGAGGCGATCGACGTGCGCAAGCAGCGACGTCTGCAGCGACTGGCCCTCGCGTGGATCGCGGCCCATCCCGACGCCGTGCAGGGCCGACGGCTTCGCATCGACGCGATCGCGGTGCTCGGCCCGGATCCGGCGACGGCCGAACTCGAGCATCTCAAGGACATCGCATGA
- the tsf gene encoding translation elongation factor Ts → MANFTIADIKALREQLGTGMVDTKKALEEADGDVEKAVEILRLKGAKGNAKRADRSTSEGLIAARELDGKVTLIELACETDFVAKNERFINLADKVADAAAAVAADSVEAALAAPAGNGTVEQLISDEAAIIGEKVELRRVRTLTGDNFEVYLHKTSKDLPPQVGVVLAYSGTDAETARSLAQHISFANPSYLSRDEVPAADVEKEREIVTEISRGEGKPEAALPKIVEGRVNAFFKQVALLDQDYAKDNKQSVAQVAKDAGLTLTGFARFKVGA, encoded by the coding sequence ATGGCCAACTTCACCATCGCCGACATCAAGGCGCTGCGCGAGCAGCTCGGCACCGGAATGGTCGACACCAAGAAGGCTCTCGAAGAGGCCGACGGCGACGTCGAGAAGGCCGTCGAGATCCTGCGTCTGAAGGGTGCGAAGGGCAACGCCAAGCGCGCCGACCGCTCCACCAGCGAGGGCCTGATCGCCGCTCGCGAGCTGGACGGAAAGGTCACGCTCATCGAGCTCGCCTGCGAGACCGACTTCGTCGCCAAGAACGAGCGCTTCATCAACCTGGCCGACAAGGTCGCGGATGCCGCAGCCGCCGTCGCCGCCGACTCGGTCGAGGCAGCCCTGGCTGCCCCCGCCGGCAACGGCACGGTCGAGCAGCTCATCTCCGACGAGGCCGCCATCATCGGCGAGAAGGTCGAACTGCGCCGCGTGCGCACGCTGACCGGCGACAACTTCGAGGTCTACCTGCACAAGACCAGCAAGGACCTGCCCCCGCAGGTCGGCGTTGTCCTGGCGTATTCGGGTACGGATGCCGAGACCGCTCGCAGCCTCGCGCAGCACATCTCGTTCGCCAACCCGAGCTACCTCTCGCGCGACGAGGTCCCCGCGGCCGACGTCGAGAAGGAGCGCGAGATCGTCACCGAGATCTCCCGCGGCGAGGGCAAGCCCGAGGCTGCTCTGCCGAAGATCGTCGAGGGACGCGTGAACGCGTTCTTCAAGCAGGTCGCTCTGCTCGACCAGGACTACGCCAAGGACAACAAGCAGTCCGTGGCGCAGGTGGCGAAGGACGCTGGGCTCACGCTCACCGGCTTCGCACGCTTCAAGGTCGGCGCGTAA
- the lepB gene encoding signal peptidase I codes for MTTEKTAPAEPSSAPVAAAKAPPRKRGWLVFLRDVLVIILIAVLVSFLVKTFLVRSFYIPSGSMEDTLLIKDRILVDEITPRFGDYERGDIVVFRDPGGWLPPSTAPARSPILEAGDWLLSLVGLSAPDSDDHLIKRIIGLPGDHVVCCNGIGQLTVNDVPVDESDYLKLSPGDPASAVAFDVVVPPHSLWVMGDNRNQSKDSRFNTDQPGKGFVPVDNLVGRAFLITWPFNRFGTLDFHHEVFAGVPAPSASAVPTPAATAP; via the coding sequence ATGACGACCGAGAAGACGGCCCCCGCCGAACCGAGCTCCGCACCGGTGGCGGCCGCCAAGGCACCACCCCGCAAGCGCGGCTGGCTGGTGTTCCTGCGGGATGTGCTCGTGATCATCCTGATCGCGGTGCTGGTGTCCTTCCTGGTCAAGACCTTCCTGGTGCGCTCGTTCTACATCCCGTCCGGATCGATGGAGGATACCCTCCTCATCAAGGACCGCATCCTCGTCGACGAGATCACCCCGCGGTTCGGCGACTACGAGCGTGGCGACATCGTCGTCTTCCGCGACCCGGGCGGATGGCTGCCGCCGTCGACGGCGCCAGCGCGTTCTCCGATCCTCGAGGCGGGCGACTGGCTCCTTTCCCTGGTGGGGCTCTCCGCACCGGACAGCGACGACCACCTCATCAAGCGCATCATCGGGCTGCCCGGTGACCACGTGGTCTGCTGCAACGGCATCGGCCAGCTCACCGTGAACGATGTGCCCGTCGATGAATCCGACTACCTCAAGCTCAGCCCAGGCGATCCCGCATCCGCCGTCGCCTTCGATGTCGTCGTCCCGCCGCACTCGCTCTGGGTCATGGGGGACAACCGCAACCAGTCGAAGGACTCGCGCTTCAACACGGATCAGCCCGGCAAGGGCTTCGTGCCGGTGGACAACCTCGTCGGCCGCGCGTTCCTGATCACGTGGCCGTTCAACCGCTTCGGCACGCTCGACTTCCACCACGAGGTGTTCGCGGGAGTGCCGGCACCGTCCGCGTCCGCAGTGCCGACCCCGGCCGCCACTGCGCCATGA
- a CDS encoding YifB family Mg chelatase-like AAA ATPase produces the protein MTVARTWAVALSGIAGELVEVEADLSSQIPEFRLIGLPDKALGEAVQRVRNACANSDLPLPRRRLTVNLSPASLPKNGSGFDVAIAIASLATDVPMDAASLAATVHIGELGLDGRLRPVPGVLPAVLVALREGKRRAVVPRANLDEAELVDDIEVLGAISLADVARWHGADIEAREQAVVPGPWRPASPSSPLELAEVIGQRDAVEALVVAAAGGHHLLMSGPPGAGKTMLARRLPGILPPLADDAALAAASIRSLAGESIDALPRVPPFEAPHHSASVAALVGGGSRVIRPGAIARASEGVLFLDEAGEFAAPALDALRQPLETGSITIHRAGATASFPARFQLVIATNPCPCGNYGVPGGACICPPQAIRRYLGRLSGPLIDRIDIELAMTRVSSAHAGAGVTGVSTLVARERVLAARDRAARRLRSTPWRVNADVSGEWLRHGPYAPPPIARRPLDAALHRGAITLRGYDRVLRVAWSISDLDARDAPTVHDIGRALYLKKGITS, from the coding sequence ATGACCGTCGCGCGCACGTGGGCGGTGGCCCTGTCCGGCATCGCCGGCGAACTCGTCGAGGTCGAAGCCGATCTGTCCAGTCAGATCCCCGAGTTCCGGCTCATCGGTCTGCCCGACAAGGCCCTCGGTGAGGCCGTGCAGCGCGTGCGCAACGCATGCGCGAACAGCGACCTCCCGCTGCCGCGGCGGCGACTCACCGTGAATCTCTCACCGGCGAGCCTGCCCAAGAACGGCTCGGGGTTCGACGTCGCGATCGCGATCGCCTCCTTGGCGACGGACGTCCCGATGGATGCCGCGTCCCTGGCCGCGACGGTGCACATCGGCGAGCTCGGACTGGACGGTCGATTGCGTCCGGTCCCTGGCGTGCTGCCGGCCGTGCTCGTCGCACTCCGTGAGGGCAAACGCCGCGCCGTGGTGCCGCGCGCCAACCTGGACGAAGCCGAGCTGGTCGACGACATCGAGGTGCTCGGGGCGATCAGTCTCGCCGACGTCGCCCGGTGGCACGGCGCCGATATCGAGGCGCGCGAGCAAGCCGTCGTGCCGGGGCCGTGGCGCCCGGCATCGCCGTCCTCGCCGTTGGAGCTCGCCGAGGTCATCGGCCAGCGGGATGCGGTCGAGGCGCTGGTCGTCGCCGCAGCCGGCGGGCACCACCTCCTCATGAGCGGACCACCGGGTGCGGGAAAGACGATGCTGGCGCGGCGCCTCCCGGGCATCCTGCCGCCACTGGCCGACGACGCGGCTCTGGCCGCGGCATCCATCCGCTCGCTGGCGGGGGAGTCGATCGACGCGCTGCCCCGCGTCCCTCCCTTCGAAGCTCCGCACCACAGCGCGAGCGTGGCGGCGCTGGTCGGCGGGGGGAGCCGGGTCATCCGCCCCGGCGCTATCGCCCGCGCGAGCGAGGGAGTGCTGTTCCTGGACGAGGCGGGCGAGTTCGCCGCGCCCGCGCTCGACGCGCTCCGACAACCCTTGGAGACGGGGTCGATCACCATCCATCGCGCCGGGGCGACAGCGTCCTTCCCCGCCCGGTTCCAGCTCGTGATCGCGACCAACCCGTGCCCGTGCGGCAACTACGGAGTACCCGGCGGCGCGTGCATCTGCCCGCCACAGGCGATCCGGCGGTACCTCGGACGACTCTCCGGCCCGCTGATCGACCGCATCGACATCGAGCTGGCGATGACGCGTGTCTCGTCTGCTCACGCGGGCGCCGGAGTCACGGGCGTGTCGACGCTGGTGGCGCGCGAGCGAGTGCTCGCGGCCCGGGACCGGGCCGCACGGCGGCTGCGGTCGACGCCGTGGCGGGTCAACGCGGATGTCTCCGGCGAATGGCTGCGCCACGGGCCGTATGCACCCCCGCCGATCGCGCGACGACCGCTGGATGCCGCGCTGCATCGTGGTGCCATCACGCTGCGCGGATATGACCGAGTGCTGCGCGTGGCGTGGTCGATCAGCGACCTGGACGCCCGGGACGCCCCGACGGTGCACGACATCGGTCGTGCGCTCTATCTGAAGAAGGGGATCACCTCATGA
- a CDS encoding phosphatidate cytidylyltransferase, with amino-acid sequence MTDASGTEPVGDSPGDPDAPLTRRDAADTRRTTPIAPELHAQIRAARNEFESQVAHARAEFDQANERIKERTGRNLILATLIGLAIGLLLLASLVFLKWVFVIFAVAASVLGIFEFSRALQGAGRRVDVIPQLIAGTLLVIGGWFLELWLLWVAVFAAVAFVVVWRLVAQMFVKDGRTYGGVLRDVLTAGFIQLYVPFLTALCIVLLRQDGGEWWVLSFIIIAVASDTGAYATGLAFGKHPMAPKISPKKTWEGFGGAAVAALIAGVLLALFMLGLPWWTGLICGAVILLTATAGDLGESMVKRDLGIKDMSSWLPGHGGVLDRLDSILPSTIGALALYYLLSPLAAS; translated from the coding sequence ATGACCGACGCATCCGGTACAGAACCGGTCGGGGACTCCCCGGGTGACCCGGACGCGCCGCTCACCAGGCGGGACGCCGCCGACACCCGACGCACCACGCCCATCGCACCGGAGCTGCACGCGCAGATCCGCGCCGCGCGGAACGAGTTCGAGAGCCAGGTCGCGCACGCCCGCGCCGAGTTCGATCAGGCCAACGAGCGCATCAAGGAGCGCACCGGTCGCAACCTGATCCTCGCGACGCTGATCGGCTTGGCGATCGGGCTGCTGCTGCTGGCCTCGCTGGTCTTCCTGAAGTGGGTGTTCGTCATCTTCGCGGTGGCGGCGAGCGTGCTCGGCATCTTCGAGTTCAGTCGCGCGCTGCAGGGGGCGGGTCGCCGGGTCGATGTGATCCCGCAGCTGATCGCGGGCACCCTGCTCGTGATCGGTGGCTGGTTCCTCGAGCTGTGGCTGCTGTGGGTCGCCGTGTTCGCGGCGGTCGCCTTCGTCGTCGTCTGGCGCCTGGTGGCGCAGATGTTCGTCAAGGACGGCCGCACGTACGGCGGCGTGCTGCGGGACGTCCTGACTGCCGGATTCATCCAGCTCTACGTGCCGTTCCTCACCGCGCTGTGCATCGTCCTGCTGCGACAGGACGGCGGCGAGTGGTGGGTGCTGTCCTTCATCATCATCGCCGTGGCCTCCGACACGGGCGCGTATGCGACCGGGCTCGCGTTCGGCAAGCACCCGATGGCACCCAAGATCAGCCCGAAGAAGACCTGGGAGGGCTTCGGTGGCGCCGCGGTCGCGGCATTGATCGCCGGTGTGCTCTTGGCCCTGTTCATGCTCGGGCTCCCGTGGTGGACCGGTCTGATCTGCGGCGCAGTCATCCTCCTGACCGCCACCGCGGGCGATCTCGGCGAGTCGATGGTCAAGCGCGATCTCGGCATCAAGGACATGAGTTCCTGGCTCCCGGGGCACGGGGGAGTCCTCGATCGCCTCGACTCGATCCTTCCCTCTACCATCGGCGCGCTGGCGCTCTACTACCTGCTCTCACCCCTGGCGGCATCATGA
- a CDS encoding DUF2469 family protein: MDDEVFEDYDRELELALYREYRDVVSQFQYVIETERRFYLANEVNVVRRDTEHDFYFEISMTDVWVWDIYRADRFVKSVRVLTFKDVNVEELTRRDFHLPEELSLDN, from the coding sequence ATGGATGACGAAGTCTTCGAAGACTATGACCGCGAGCTTGAGCTCGCGCTCTACCGCGAGTACCGCGACGTCGTTTCGCAGTTCCAGTACGTGATCGAGACCGAGCGCCGGTTCTACCTGGCGAACGAGGTCAATGTCGTGCGTCGGGACACCGAGCACGACTTCTACTTCGAGATCTCGATGACCGACGTCTGGGTGTGGGACATCTACCGCGCCGACCGGTTCGTGAAGTCCGTGCGCGTGCTCACGTTCAAGGACGTCAACGTCGAAGAGCTGACGCGGCGCGACTTCCACCTGCCCGAGGAACTGTCCCTCGACAACTGA
- the rpsB gene encoding 30S ribosomal protein S2, with translation MAVVTIRQLLDSGVHFGHQTRRWNPKVKRFILTERSGIHIIDLQQSLGYIDKAYEFVKETVAHGGTVLFVGTKKQAQEVIAEQATRVGQPYVNQRWLGGLLTNFSTISKRLARMKELEELDYETPANSGFTKKELLIKKRELDKLHKSLGGIRNLTKTPSAIWVVDAKREHLAINEASKLGIPVIGILDTNADPDEFQYPIPGNDDAIRSVGLLTRIIADAAAEGLIQRHQPSDEAEAEVAEPLTDWERELLEQSTPEQSSAETEKVADLGIAEADAAEIVADEQVALVAADETAADEAGAEAHDEAIAAAAGETAEEVAADEAAK, from the coding sequence ATGGCCGTCGTTACCATTCGCCAGCTGCTCGACAGCGGCGTCCACTTCGGACACCAGACCCGCCGGTGGAACCCGAAGGTGAAGCGCTTCATCCTCACCGAGCGCAGCGGCATCCACATCATCGACCTGCAGCAGTCGCTCGGGTACATCGACAAGGCGTACGAATTCGTCAAGGAGACGGTCGCCCACGGCGGCACCGTGCTCTTCGTCGGTACCAAGAAGCAGGCGCAGGAAGTCATCGCCGAGCAGGCGACCCGCGTGGGCCAGCCCTACGTCAACCAGCGCTGGCTCGGTGGGCTGCTGACCAACTTCAGCACCATCTCCAAGCGCCTCGCTCGTATGAAGGAGCTCGAAGAGCTCGACTACGAGACCCCGGCCAACAGCGGCTTCACCAAGAAGGAGCTGTTGATCAAGAAGCGCGAGCTCGACAAGCTTCACAAGTCGCTCGGTGGAATCCGCAACCTGACCAAGACGCCTTCCGCGATCTGGGTCGTCGACGCCAAGCGCGAGCACCTCGCGATCAACGAGGCCTCGAAGCTCGGCATCCCCGTGATCGGCATCCTCGACACGAACGCCGACCCGGACGAGTTCCAGTACCCGATCCCCGGCAACGACGACGCGATCCGCTCCGTGGGCCTGCTCACGCGCATCATCGCCGACGCCGCCGCCGAGGGCCTCATCCAGCGCCACCAGCCCTCCGACGAGGCTGAGGCCGAGGTCGCCGAGCCGCTGACCGACTGGGAGCGCGAGCTGCTCGAGCAGAGCACCCCCGAGCAGTCCTCCGCCGAGACCGAGAAGGTCGCGGACCTGGGCATCGCCGAGGCTGACGCAGCCGAGATCGTCGCCGACGAGCAGGTCGCCCTGGTCGCCGCTGACGAGACCGCCGCTGACGAGGCCGGAGCCGAGGCTCACGACGAGGCCATCGCCGCCGCCGCGGGCGAGACGGCCGAAGAGGTCGCCGCCGACGAGGCTGCCAAGTAG
- a CDS encoding ribonuclease HII: MTVVEPRLTLERRLLKEHTLVIACDEVGRGALAGPVAVGAAVMDASGARRRIPQGLRDSKLVPEPKRADVAARAASWVQASAVGWSSSAEIDQVGIMRALGNAAIRAIADLRGQGVIVEDAIVLLDGNYDYISPAGGTGLNVRPVIKADRDCASAAAASVIAKVARDDLMADLHQELPAYNWARNKGYASPDHREAIRAFGISVHHRASWAIADAPTLF, translated from the coding sequence ATGACCGTCGTCGAGCCGCGGCTGACTCTGGAGCGCCGGCTCCTGAAGGAGCACACGCTCGTCATCGCGTGCGATGAGGTCGGGCGTGGCGCTTTGGCCGGGCCGGTCGCAGTGGGAGCGGCGGTGATGGATGCCTCGGGGGCTCGGCGCCGGATCCCGCAGGGTCTGCGCGACTCGAAGCTGGTGCCCGAGCCGAAGCGTGCCGACGTCGCCGCGCGGGCCGCCTCCTGGGTGCAGGCCAGCGCGGTCGGCTGGTCGAGCTCCGCGGAGATCGACCAGGTCGGCATCATGCGCGCTCTCGGCAACGCCGCGATCCGGGCCATCGCCGACCTGCGCGGGCAGGGCGTCATCGTCGAGGACGCCATTGTCCTGCTCGACGGCAACTACGACTACATCTCGCCGGCCGGCGGCACCGGTCTGAACGTGCGCCCGGTGATCAAGGCCGACCGTGACTGCGCGAGTGCGGCCGCGGCATCCGTCATCGCCAAAGTGGCGCGCGACGATCTGATGGCCGACCTGCATCAAGAGCTGCCCGCCTACAACTGGGCGCGCAACAAGGGGTACGCCAGCCCCGACCATCGCGAGGCGATCCGGGCGTTCGGCATCAGCGTGCATCACCGCGCATCGTGGGCGATCGCCGACGCCCCGACCTTGTTCTGA
- the frr gene encoding ribosome recycling factor translates to MIADVLADAGSRMDRAVEAAKDDFATIRTGRANPQIFQKIAVDYYGTPTPLAQLASLNTPEARTIIVTPYDKSALKAIEQAIRDTPNLGVNPTNDGTIVRVTFPELTAERRKEFVKIVRSKGEDAKVHLRGLRRKSKDELDALKSEIGEDELARAEKELDVITRAHVDQIDEALKRKEIELLEV, encoded by the coding sequence GTGATCGCCGACGTCTTGGCTGATGCCGGATCGCGCATGGATCGCGCTGTCGAAGCCGCGAAGGATGACTTCGCGACGATTCGCACGGGGCGGGCAAATCCGCAGATCTTCCAGAAGATCGCGGTGGACTACTACGGCACCCCGACCCCGCTCGCCCAGCTCGCGTCGCTGAACACCCCTGAGGCGCGCACGATCATCGTCACGCCGTACGACAAGTCGGCGCTGAAGGCGATCGAGCAGGCCATCCGCGACACCCCGAACCTCGGCGTCAACCCGACGAACGACGGCACCATCGTGCGCGTGACGTTCCCGGAACTGACCGCCGAGCGACGCAAGGAGTTCGTGAAGATCGTCCGCTCCAAGGGTGAGGACGCGAAGGTGCACCTGCGCGGCCTGCGTCGCAAGTCGAAGGACGAGCTCGACGCGCTCAAGAGCGAGATCGGCGAGGACGAGCTGGCTCGCGCCGAGAAGGAGCTGGACGTCATCACCCGGGCCCACGTCGACCAGATCGACGAGGCGCTCAAGCGCAAAGAGATCGAGCTCCTCGAAGTCTGA
- the pyrH gene encoding UMP kinase, translated as MIDEMTGRRRVLLKLSGEAFGGGQLGVNPDVIGQMAREIAAAVDRVEIAVVVGGGNFFRGAELSQRGMDRGRADYMGMLGTVMNALALQDFLEQAGAATRVQSAISMTQVAEPYIPRRAERHMEKGRVVIFGAGAGLPYFSTDTVAAQRALEIGASEVLVAKNGVDGVYTADPHKDPTATKIDRITYLDALQRGLKVVDSTAFSLCMDNRMDMRVFGMEPAGNVTRALLGDSIGTLVTA; from the coding sequence GTGATCGATGAAATGACCGGGCGCAGGCGCGTCCTGCTCAAACTTTCCGGAGAAGCATTCGGCGGAGGGCAGCTGGGCGTCAACCCCGACGTCATCGGCCAGATGGCGCGCGAGATCGCGGCGGCGGTGGACCGGGTCGAGATCGCGGTCGTCGTCGGCGGCGGCAACTTCTTCCGCGGGGCCGAGCTCAGCCAGCGCGGCATGGACCGCGGTCGAGCCGACTACATGGGAATGCTCGGCACGGTGATGAACGCGCTCGCCCTGCAGGACTTCCTCGAGCAGGCCGGCGCCGCCACCCGCGTGCAGTCCGCCATCTCGATGACCCAGGTCGCCGAGCCCTACATCCCGCGTCGTGCGGAGCGCCACATGGAGAAGGGTCGCGTCGTCATCTTCGGCGCCGGAGCAGGTCTGCCCTACTTCTCCACCGACACGGTCGCCGCACAGCGTGCGCTCGAGATCGGAGCCTCCGAGGTCCTGGTCGCCAAGAACGGCGTCGACGGCGTCTACACGGCCGACCCGCACAAGGACCCCACGGCGACGAAGATCGACCGCATCACCTACCTCGATGCGCTGCAGCGCGGCCTCAAGGTCGTCGACTCGACCGCGTTCAGCCTCTGCATGGACAACCGCATGGACATGCGGGTGTTCGGCATGGAGCCGGCGGGCAACGTCACCCGGGCACTTCTGGGCGACTCGATCGGCACGCTCGTCACAGCCTGA
- the dprA gene encoding DNA-processing protein DprA — MSVGDLSPRVLRASLSGVVDDGLDDDAVLRRFATVVWNALTEPGDGVAGRLVGVLGPVEALRAIVRDGGAPAAAAHAGVASEEYVKGVARWRLRMQRAAIDASLAAARRTGVRLVVPDDPEWPSQVDDLGAHGPLCLWVKGDPGVLARLQPSVALVGARAATGYGEHVVMELAAELAGSGIPIVSGAAYGIDGMAHRAALAAGGLTVALLAGGVDRPYPSGHAELIERIALSGAAVSEVPCGSTPTKWRFLQRNRLISALSDVTVVVEAGWRSGSLNTAGHAASLGRGLGAVPGPVTSAASAGCHRLLREFDARCITSADDVRELLGLDGAVRAAAVDPEASARPATDDRTRVRDALSVRVWRDAEDLARRSGMSRSEVESHLGLLRLEGEVDGGVQGWRRMTPVPRARG, encoded by the coding sequence ATGAGCGTGGGCGATCTGTCTCCGCGTGTGCTGCGCGCGTCGCTGTCCGGCGTCGTGGATGACGGGCTGGATGACGATGCCGTCCTGCGACGTTTCGCGACGGTCGTCTGGAACGCGCTCACGGAGCCCGGCGATGGGGTCGCCGGGCGGCTGGTGGGCGTTCTCGGACCTGTGGAAGCGCTGCGCGCGATCGTGCGCGACGGCGGTGCGCCTGCCGCAGCGGCCCACGCAGGCGTCGCGTCCGAGGAGTACGTGAAGGGGGTGGCCCGATGGCGGCTGCGGATGCAGCGTGCCGCGATCGACGCCTCGCTCGCCGCCGCCCGCCGAACCGGCGTCAGGCTGGTCGTCCCCGACGATCCGGAGTGGCCGTCGCAGGTCGACGACCTCGGCGCGCACGGTCCGCTGTGCCTGTGGGTCAAGGGCGATCCCGGCGTGCTCGCGCGGCTGCAGCCGTCCGTCGCGCTGGTCGGCGCCCGCGCGGCCACCGGGTACGGCGAACACGTCGTGATGGAGCTCGCCGCCGAGCTCGCCGGAAGCGGCATTCCGATCGTGTCGGGCGCCGCGTATGGCATCGACGGGATGGCGCACCGCGCCGCCTTGGCTGCCGGGGGACTGACGGTGGCACTGCTTGCGGGTGGTGTCGACCGGCCGTATCCGTCGGGTCACGCCGAGCTGATCGAGCGGATCGCTCTGAGCGGCGCCGCGGTGAGCGAGGTCCCCTGCGGGTCGACCCCCACCAAATGGAGGTTTTTGCAGAGGAACAGGTTGATTTCCGCGCTCAGCGACGTGACGGTCGTCGTGGAGGCGGGCTGGCGCAGCGGCTCGCTCAACACCGCAGGGCACGCCGCGTCTCTGGGCCGAGGACTCGGCGCCGTTCCCGGCCCGGTCACCAGCGCCGCCTCCGCGGGATGCCACCGTCTTCTGCGCGAGTTCGATGCCCGCTGCATCACGAGCGCCGATGACGTGCGCGAACTTCTGGGGCTCGATGGGGCGGTGCGGGCGGCGGCAGTCGATCCTGAGGCGTCGGCCCGGCCCGCGACCGACGATCGGACCCGCGTGCGGGATGCACTGAGCGTGCGGGTCTGGCGCGACGCCGAGGACCTCGCCCGCCGCAGTGGGATGTCGCGGAGCGAGGTCGAATCGCATCTCGGGCTGCTGCGACTCGAGGGAGAGGTCGACGGGGGCGTGCAGGGCTGGCGGCGAATGACGCCTGTACCCCGCGCTCGAGGCTGA
- a CDS encoding murein hydrolase activator EnvC family protein produces the protein MPRPPASRARTWCAVAVILLVAALVGPGDASAGAAIGPPVATPHVAPGDDDLVRRDWVWPLAGFRIARGYAAPAHEYGPGHRGIDLEAVGGPEVRAPAAGVVAFVGSIAGRGIVTIDHGDGLVTTLEPVVPGVEVGASVERGQEVAVLSVGGHAATGTLHFGVRRDGEYINPLLLLGGIPRAVLLPCCADLP, from the coding sequence ATGCCTCGTCCTCCCGCGTCCCGCGCGCGCACCTGGTGTGCCGTGGCGGTGATCCTGCTCGTCGCGGCGCTCGTCGGACCGGGCGACGCGTCGGCCGGGGCCGCGATCGGTCCCCCTGTCGCGACACCGCACGTCGCTCCCGGCGACGACGACCTCGTTCGACGCGACTGGGTGTGGCCGCTTGCCGGGTTCCGCATCGCACGTGGGTATGCGGCTCCGGCGCATGAATACGGTCCAGGCCACCGCGGCATCGACCTGGAGGCGGTCGGCGGGCCGGAGGTCCGTGCGCCGGCGGCCGGAGTGGTGGCGTTCGTGGGATCGATCGCCGGGCGGGGCATCGTCACGATCGATCACGGCGACGGGCTGGTGACGACCCTGGAGCCGGTCGTTCCGGGCGTGGAGGTCGGGGCGTCGGTCGAGCGCGGTCAGGAGGTCGCCGTGCTCTCGGTCGGCGGACACGCGGCCACCGGGACCCTGCACTTCGGAGTGCGGCGGGATGGGGAGTACATCAATCCACTGCTCCTGCTCGGCGGGATCCCGCGGGCCGTGCTGCTGCCCTGCTGCGCCGACCTGCCGTGA